The Oncorhynchus masou masou isolate Uvic2021 unplaced genomic scaffold, UVic_Omas_1.1 unplaced_scaffold_1781, whole genome shotgun sequence genome includes a window with the following:
- the LOC135532241 gene encoding copine-8-like — protein MNPYQMNAYAMALKAVGEIIQDYDSDKMFPALGFGAKLPPDGQVSHEFPLNGNIENPYCNGIDGILEAYHESLKTVQLYGPTNFAPVVNHVARYAAAVQDGSQYFILLIITDGVISDMAQTKEAIVNVSLERERERERERLKRKRKNVRTPAAKPETK, from the exons ATGAACCCGTACCAGATGAATGCCTATGCCATGGCCCTGAAGGCTGTAGGGGAGATCATCCAGGACTATGACAGTGATAAGATGTTCCCTGCTCTGGGGTTCGGAGCCAAGCTGCCCCCTGATGGACAGGTCTCACACGAGTTCCCTCTG aacGGTAACATAGAGAACCCTTACTGTAATGGAATAGACGGCATCCTGGAGGCCTACCACGAGAGTCTGAAGACTGTTCAGCTCTACGGACCAACCAACTTCGCCCCTGTAGTCAACCATGTGGCCAG GTATGCTGCAGCGGTTCAGGACGGGTCCCAGTacttcatcctcctcatcattACAGATGGAGTCATATCAGACATGGCTCAGACCAAGGAGGCCATCGTCAATGtgagtttagagagagagagggagagagagagagagagactgaagagaaagagaaagaat gtgcggactccggccgcaaaacctgaaaccaaatGA